A genomic stretch from Streptosporangium album includes:
- a CDS encoding polyprenol monophosphomannose synthase — protein MERMLGRVLVIVPTYNERENLPMIAERVRAALPEAHLLIADDNSPDGTGAIADELAAGDDHIKVLHRPGKQGLGAAYIAAFRWGLEEGFDVLVEIDADGSHQPEELPKLLDALADGADLAIGSRWVPGGKVVNWPGSREFLSRGSNLYTRMMLGLPVRDATAGFRAYRASTLEKIGLDDVESQGYCFQVDLTLRTIRHGLRVVEVPITFVERTVGASKMSRGVVGEAAWRVTVWGFSGLPQRLRRPR, from the coding sequence ATGGAGCGGATGCTGGGCCGGGTGCTCGTCATCGTCCCGACGTACAACGAGCGGGAGAACCTGCCGATGATCGCCGAGCGGGTGCGCGCCGCGCTGCCCGAGGCGCATCTGCTGATCGCCGACGACAACAGCCCCGACGGCACCGGCGCGATCGCCGACGAGCTGGCGGCCGGGGACGACCACATCAAGGTGCTGCACCGGCCGGGCAAGCAGGGCCTGGGCGCCGCCTACATCGCCGCCTTCCGCTGGGGTCTGGAAGAGGGCTTCGACGTCCTGGTGGAGATCGACGCCGACGGCTCCCACCAGCCGGAGGAGCTGCCCAAGCTGCTGGACGCGCTGGCCGACGGCGCCGACCTGGCGATCGGCTCCCGGTGGGTGCCCGGCGGAAAGGTCGTCAACTGGCCCGGCTCGCGGGAGTTCCTCTCGCGCGGCAGCAACCTCTACACCCGGATGATGCTCGGCCTCCCGGTCCGCGACGCCACCGCGGGGTTCCGCGCCTACCGCGCCTCCACCCTGGAGAAGATCGGCCTGGACGACGTGGAGTCGCAGGGCTACTGCTTCCAGGTGGACCTGACCCTGCGCACCATCCGGCACGGCCTGCGCGTCGTCGAGGTGCCCATCACCTTCGTGGAGCGCACCGTCGGAGCCAGCAAGATGAGCCGGGGCGTCGTGGGGGAGGCGGCGTGGCGGGTCACCGTGTGGGGCTTCTCCGGCCTTCCGCAGCGCCTGCGCCGTCCACGTTGA
- the lnt gene encoding apolipoprotein N-acyltransferase, producing MVQEKTAPPAQGAAETGGPAAGSPPGRTDLTASRWALPGRIAAALAGGLLLFLAFPPLGLWFLAPFGLALAVLSVYGSRPRRALWLGLLMGLAFLLPALHWVSPIGMDAWLGLVAMESLFYAAWAAGAALTVRLPLWPLWSAALWVAMEWARGMFPFGGFPWARAAFSQGESVFTPYAALGGAPLVTFAVALCGGLIALLALRFASAPRWDRAIALPLAGVLAVPAAAFAVPRYGDEGRTVTVGVIQGNVPGRGMNPLGDEPAVVLRNHTRMLHEMARAVREGRTPRPDLVVLPENSTDIDPYRSDVAYREIDAAVKDIGVPVLVGAVVGVGENNRATRSLVWDPVTGPGAYYDKQQLVPFGEYTPLKDLVLALFERAGRVGKQSVPGTRDGDLRMGPVTVGAINCYEVAFDGVVRDTARTGATPLVVQTNNATYALTNLPPQQLAMSQLRAVEHNRAVVTSAITGISAYVTPDGTVAWRTGELVPASNVLNIPVRTTETVATRVGALPEWALILVSAGALAAGWRRRPRSLVHSVNQEGDRQVGEA from the coding sequence GTGGTTCAGGAGAAGACGGCCCCCCCGGCACAGGGAGCGGCGGAGACGGGCGGCCCGGCCGCCGGCTCGCCACCCGGCCGGACGGACCTCACCGCCTCGCGCTGGGCGCTCCCGGGCCGGATCGCGGCCGCGCTCGCGGGCGGCCTGCTGCTCTTTCTCGCCTTCCCCCCGCTCGGGCTGTGGTTCCTGGCGCCGTTCGGCCTGGCGCTCGCCGTCCTTTCGGTGTACGGCTCACGCCCCCGCCGTGCTCTGTGGCTGGGCCTGCTGATGGGGCTGGCCTTCCTGCTGCCCGCACTGCACTGGGTCAGCCCGATCGGGATGGACGCCTGGCTGGGCCTGGTGGCGATGGAGAGCCTCTTCTACGCGGCGTGGGCCGCCGGTGCCGCCCTGACCGTCCGGCTGCCCCTGTGGCCGTTGTGGAGCGCCGCGCTGTGGGTGGCGATGGAGTGGGCGCGGGGGATGTTCCCCTTCGGCGGTTTCCCCTGGGCCCGGGCGGCCTTCAGCCAGGGGGAGTCGGTCTTCACTCCCTACGCGGCTCTCGGCGGGGCGCCGCTGGTGACCTTCGCGGTGGCCCTGTGCGGCGGCCTGATCGCGCTGCTGGCGCTCCGGTTCGCCTCCGCCCCCCGCTGGGATCGGGCGATCGCCCTGCCGCTGGCCGGAGTGCTCGCCGTACCGGCCGCGGCGTTCGCCGTCCCCCGGTACGGCGACGAGGGCAGGACCGTGACCGTCGGCGTCATCCAGGGCAACGTGCCGGGGCGGGGAATGAACCCCCTGGGGGATGAGCCGGCCGTGGTCCTGCGCAACCACACCCGCATGCTCCACGAGATGGCACGTGCCGTACGGGAGGGGCGGACGCCCCGGCCGGACCTGGTGGTGCTGCCGGAGAACTCCACCGACATCGACCCCTACCGCAGCGACGTCGCCTACCGGGAGATCGACGCGGCGGTGAAGGACATCGGGGTGCCCGTCCTGGTCGGCGCGGTGGTCGGGGTCGGGGAGAACAACCGCGCGACGCGCAGCCTGGTGTGGGACCCCGTCACCGGCCCCGGCGCCTACTACGACAAGCAGCAGCTCGTCCCGTTCGGCGAGTACACCCCGCTCAAGGACCTCGTGCTGGCCCTGTTCGAGAGGGCGGGCCGGGTCGGCAAGCAGTCGGTGCCGGGGACCCGCGACGGCGACCTGAGGATGGGCCCGGTGACCGTCGGCGCCATCAACTGCTACGAGGTGGCCTTCGACGGTGTCGTGCGCGACACCGCCCGGACGGGTGCCACCCCGCTGGTGGTGCAGACCAACAACGCCACCTACGCGCTGACCAACCTGCCGCCGCAGCAGCTCGCCATGTCCCAGCTCCGCGCCGTTGAGCACAATCGGGCAGTAGTAACGTCGGCTATTACGGGTATATCCGCATACGTGACCCCCGACGGCACGGTAGCTTGGCGCACCGGAGAGCTCGTCCCCGCATCGAACGTGCTGAACATTCCTGTCAGGACCACCGAGACGGTCGCCACACGGGTGGGCGCGCTGCCCGAATGGGCTTTGATACTTGTGAGTGCGGGCGCGTTGGCCGCCGGATGGCGGCGCAGGCCTCGTAGCCTGGTGCACTCCGTGAACCAGGAAGGCGACCGGCAGGTGGGAGAGGCGTGA
- a CDS encoding HelD family protein produces the protein MNDNGATATRQLELAKEQEYVSGLYARLDLLRERTQRQLDEVLAQGGGGGTHQNRSERDTFAGMYAERLGRLWAVENGLCFGRLDNADQTSLYIGRIGLADDEQRRLLIDWRAPVAQPFYGATPAASMGVTRRRHLQTKGRKVIGVDDDLLDLDNLTDDDVATLNGEAALLASIGAMRTGRMRDIVATIQSEQDRIIRSDLGGVLVVQGGPGTGKTVVALHRAAYLLYTHRDKLARRGVLILGPNLTFLRYIEQVLPSLGETDVLLSTVAELYPGVTAMVRERPEVARLKGDARMAEVVARAVRERQRVPRQPVDIRLDRYTLRLDGRVLEAARTRAIRSKKPHNEARGIFVRHLLNALARQAARQLGKGMIDDDELADIREDLRTERPVKAALNRLWPYATPQQLLIGLFTSRERLDYAAGEFSEAERGLLLREPPRQGENWWAESDVPLLDEAAELLGDIDPAVLRAGAWVAEEEQAARRAAALDERQHQLTYAKEVLELTGLSDIMDAEKFAARHLGDDVYLTTAERAAADRTWAFGHVIVDEAQELSAMDWRMVMRRVPTRSMTIVGDLAQTGSSAGARSWGRVLDPYVAGRWREEHLSVNYRTPAELMAVASDVLKLVGPDLVAPTSVRETGTVPWAASPVEALADLVKAEVVEGGHLVVIVPESGVGEFGEIVTRAVGGAVAGPGSAALDAPVAVLTATQAKGLEFDAVIVVEPELILRESPRGASDLYVAMTRATQRLGVVHSGPLPDALVRLERHPIT, from the coding sequence ATCAACGATAATGGAGCGACGGCAACCCGTCAACTCGAGCTCGCCAAGGAACAGGAGTACGTCTCCGGTCTCTACGCGCGGCTCGACCTGTTGCGCGAACGTACCCAGCGGCAGCTGGACGAGGTGCTGGCACAGGGCGGGGGAGGCGGCACCCACCAGAACCGCTCCGAGCGCGACACCTTCGCCGGGATGTACGCCGAACGGCTGGGCCGACTGTGGGCGGTCGAGAACGGCCTGTGCTTCGGGCGGCTCGACAACGCCGACCAGACCTCCCTCTACATCGGCCGCATCGGTCTCGCCGACGACGAGCAGCGGCGGCTGCTGATCGACTGGCGGGCTCCGGTGGCCCAGCCGTTCTACGGGGCCACCCCCGCCGCCTCGATGGGCGTCACCCGCCGCCGCCACCTGCAGACCAAGGGGCGCAAGGTGATCGGGGTCGACGACGACCTGCTCGACCTCGACAACCTCACCGACGACGACGTGGCCACCCTCAACGGCGAGGCGGCCCTGCTGGCCTCGATCGGAGCCATGCGCACCGGGCGGATGCGCGACATCGTGGCCACCATCCAGTCCGAGCAGGACCGCATCATCCGCTCGGACCTGGGCGGCGTGCTGGTCGTGCAGGGCGGTCCCGGCACGGGTAAGACCGTGGTGGCCCTGCACCGGGCGGCCTACCTGCTCTACACCCACCGTGACAAGCTCGCCCGCCGGGGCGTGCTGATCCTCGGGCCCAACCTGACCTTCCTGCGCTACATCGAGCAGGTGCTGCCCTCCCTGGGCGAGACCGACGTGCTGCTGTCCACGGTCGCCGAGCTGTACCCCGGGGTCACCGCCATGGTCAGGGAACGGCCCGAGGTCGCCCGGCTCAAGGGGGACGCGCGGATGGCCGAGGTGGTGGCCCGGGCCGTACGGGAACGGCAGCGGGTGCCGCGCCAGCCGGTCGACATCCGGTTGGACCGATACACTCTCAGGCTCGACGGCCGCGTCCTGGAAGCCGCACGCACCCGGGCGATCCGTTCCAAGAAGCCGCACAACGAGGCGCGCGGCATCTTCGTCCGTCACCTGCTCAACGCGCTCGCCCGGCAGGCCGCCCGCCAGCTCGGCAAGGGCATGATCGACGACGACGAGCTGGCCGACATCCGGGAGGATCTCCGCACGGAGCGGCCCGTCAAGGCCGCGCTGAACAGGCTGTGGCCCTACGCCACCCCCCAGCAGCTCCTCATCGGGCTGTTCACCTCCCGGGAGCGGCTGGACTACGCCGCGGGCGAGTTCAGCGAGGCCGAGCGCGGACTGCTGCTGCGCGAGCCTCCCCGCCAGGGGGAGAACTGGTGGGCCGAGTCCGACGTGCCGCTGCTGGACGAGGCCGCCGAGCTCCTCGGCGACATCGACCCGGCGGTGCTGCGGGCCGGGGCGTGGGTGGCCGAGGAGGAGCAGGCCGCCAGGCGCGCCGCCGCCCTGGACGAGCGCCAGCACCAGCTCACCTACGCCAAGGAGGTGCTGGAGCTGACCGGGCTGTCCGACATCATGGACGCCGAGAAGTTCGCCGCCCGGCACCTGGGCGACGACGTCTACCTGACCACCGCCGAGCGCGCGGCGGCCGACCGCACCTGGGCCTTCGGGCATGTCATCGTGGACGAGGCGCAGGAGCTGTCGGCGATGGACTGGCGGATGGTGATGCGGCGGGTGCCGACCAGGTCGATGACGATCGTCGGGGACCTGGCGCAGACCGGTTCCTCGGCGGGGGCGCGTTCCTGGGGCCGGGTGCTCGACCCGTATGTGGCCGGACGCTGGCGGGAGGAGCATCTCAGCGTCAACTACCGTACTCCCGCCGAGCTGATGGCCGTGGCCTCCGACGTGCTGAAGCTGGTCGGTCCCGACCTCGTCGCCCCCACCTCGGTCCGGGAGACGGGCACCGTCCCCTGGGCCGCCTCACCGGTGGAGGCTCTGGCCGATCTCGTCAAGGCCGAGGTCGTCGAGGGCGGGCACCTGGTCGTGATCGTACCGGAGTCCGGGGTGGGCGAGTTCGGCGAGATCGTGACCCGGGCGGTCGGCGGCGCGGTCGCGGGGCCGGGGTCCGCGGCCCTGGACGCCCCGGTGGCGGTCCTGACGGCCACCCAGGCCAAGGGGCTGGAGTTCGACGCGGTCATCGTGGTGGAGCCGGAGCTGATCCTGCGAGAATCCCCACGTGGAGCGAGCGATCTTTACGTGGCGATGACCCGGGCGACGCAGCGGCTTGGCGTCGTGCACAGCGGTCCACTTCCCGATGCGCTCGTTCGACTTGAGCGACATCCGATCACATGA
- a CDS encoding ROK family transcriptional regulator — MTQPTPGTPSLLRAINDRAALQALLERGPLTRPEIGALTGLSKPTASQLLARLQEAGLVVLNGIREGLPGRTAEVYRLNPAAAHVAALDVTPAHIDVRIADITGTVIGEHRLPTPGGTGGDAVEQVRAALRGADAPADLRRAVIGVQGAIDPGTGRLGYATSEDMPGWHIPSLVATLSGGLGVQVAVENNVNLVAQAEQAHGVARGHQDYVLLWADAGLGSALVLGGRLHRGATGGAGEVGYMPTPGAPTARETGRYANHGYQALTGGPAVLEILRSYGVRGTTSGQAVRNAVRASRSTGRPADDARAGLRDIAARLAIGLASITSVVDPGLIVLTGGTLLAGGETLRELVEHELHALTIPRPPLLLSTVEGNPVLAGALDLALAAARDEVFGSTVPS; from the coding sequence GTGACCCAGCCGACGCCCGGCACCCCCAGCCTGCTGCGCGCGATCAACGATCGCGCCGCCCTGCAGGCGCTCCTGGAGCGCGGCCCGCTGACCCGCCCGGAGATCGGCGCCCTGACCGGCCTGTCCAAGCCCACCGCCTCCCAACTGCTCGCCCGGCTCCAGGAGGCGGGGCTGGTCGTCCTGAACGGCATCCGCGAGGGGCTGCCGGGCCGTACGGCCGAGGTCTACCGGCTCAACCCGGCCGCCGCACACGTCGCCGCACTGGACGTCACCCCCGCGCACATCGACGTCAGGATCGCCGACATCACCGGCACCGTGATCGGCGAGCACCGGCTGCCCACCCCCGGCGGCACGGGCGGTGACGCCGTGGAGCAGGTCCGCGCCGCGCTGCGGGGGGCGGACGCGCCCGCCGACCTGCGGCGCGCGGTCATCGGCGTGCAGGGGGCGATCGACCCCGGCACCGGCAGGCTGGGCTACGCCACCAGCGAGGACATGCCCGGCTGGCACATCCCGAGCCTGGTGGCCACACTCAGCGGGGGACTCGGCGTCCAGGTCGCCGTCGAGAACAACGTCAACCTCGTGGCGCAGGCCGAGCAGGCACACGGCGTGGCCCGCGGCCACCAGGACTACGTGCTGCTCTGGGCCGACGCGGGTCTCGGCTCGGCGCTGGTGCTGGGAGGCAGGCTGCACCGGGGCGCCACCGGCGGCGCCGGCGAGGTCGGCTACATGCCCACTCCCGGCGCGCCGACGGCCCGCGAGACGGGGCGTTACGCCAACCACGGCTACCAGGCCCTCACCGGCGGCCCCGCCGTCCTCGAGATCCTCAGGTCGTACGGCGTGCGCGGCACGACCTCCGGGCAGGCCGTACGGAACGCGGTGCGGGCCTCGCGGTCCACCGGCAGACCCGCCGACGACGCCCGTGCCGGGCTGCGCGACATCGCCGCCCGGCTGGCGATCGGCCTGGCCTCGATCACCTCGGTCGTCGACCCCGGACTCATCGTGCTGACCGGCGGAACCCTCCTGGCCGGCGGCGAGACCCTGCGCGAACTCGTCGAACACGAACTCCACGCGCTGACCATCCCCCGCCCGCCCCTGCTGCTGTCGACCGTGGAGGGCAACCCCGTCCTGGCCGGCGCGCTCGACCTCGCCCTCGCCGCCGCCCGCGACGAGGTCTTCGGCTCCACCGTCCCCTCCTGA